A DNA window from Paenibacillus andongensis contains the following coding sequences:
- a CDS encoding endonuclease/exonuclease/phosphatase family protein, with protein sequence MDITVMTFNLRVHVKQDGDNAWPNRITEAAEAIKKAGAAIVCTQEGTHAMLLDLQALLPDYAWLGDGRQGGHEDEHCAIFYHRGLLNPVECGNFGLSEFPEQLGYMSWNAGCPRICTWARLKQQDGQELFVFNTHLDHMSEEARTNGIQLIVERIRTMNGRDGIPAMLTGDFNCGPSSEVIGILTQAGLCDAFGEDKDVGRTWHDFNGGDTGEPIDYIFVTPEIEVNAINVDRSLYNGRYPSDHYPVVASLRL encoded by the coding sequence ATGGATATAACCGTGATGACGTTTAACCTGCGGGTTCATGTCAAGCAGGATGGCGACAATGCATGGCCGAACCGGATCACTGAAGCGGCTGAGGCGATCAAAAAAGCAGGGGCAGCGATTGTTTGTACGCAGGAGGGAACGCACGCAATGCTGCTGGATCTGCAGGCGCTTCTTCCCGATTATGCCTGGCTAGGCGATGGCCGTCAGGGTGGGCATGAAGATGAGCACTGCGCCATCTTCTATCATCGTGGGCTGCTGAACCCAGTCGAGTGCGGGAACTTCGGTCTATCCGAATTTCCTGAACAGCTCGGGTACATGAGCTGGAACGCCGGCTGTCCGCGAATATGCACCTGGGCACGGCTGAAGCAGCAAGACGGACAGGAGTTGTTCGTGTTCAATACTCACTTGGATCATATGAGTGAGGAAGCTAGAACGAACGGCATCCAACTCATTGTAGAACGAATCCGCACCATGAACGGCCGAGACGGGATTCCGGCAATGTTGACGGGTGATTTTAACTGCGGCCCGAGCAGCGAAGTAATCGGAATTCTGACACAAGCGGGGCTTTGTGACGCATTTGGCGAGGACAAAGATGTAGGCCGTACCTGGCATGACTTTAACGGCGGCGATACGGGAGAGCCGATAGATTACATTTTCGTGACGCCTGAAATTGAAGTGAATGCAATTAACGTAGACCGAAGCCTGTATAACGGTCGCTATCCGTCAGACCATTATCCAGTCGTGGCGAGTTTGCGGTTGTAG
- a CDS encoding DUF2238 domain-containing protein — protein sequence MLTNPNIPFSRNWLLHLMIVVFAVYWGFTAISPTDRIQWIMESILPVIVVFVLAFTYKVFRFSNTSYLLMFIFLCLHTYGAHYTYQGTPFDMWLKASYHTQRSYYDRVVHFAFGLFWGYPFRELLTRAAAQRGFWSYAIPAAVVFSCSACFEIIEMVAAFVAGQKGEAYVGLQGDCFDTQKDMGLGLIGAIISMGMLAWFHHRHRTDDDKPLKRH from the coding sequence ATGCTGACGAACCCGAACATACCATTTTCCCGCAACTGGCTTTTGCACTTGATGATCGTCGTGTTTGCTGTGTATTGGGGATTCACGGCCATCTCACCGACTGATCGGATTCAATGGATCATGGAGAGCATACTCCCTGTTATCGTCGTGTTTGTTCTCGCTTTCACTTATAAAGTATTCCGGTTCTCTAATACTTCCTATTTACTCATGTTTATTTTTCTTTGCTTACATACCTACGGGGCTCATTATACGTACCAGGGCACACCTTTCGACATGTGGCTGAAAGCTTCGTATCATACCCAGAGAAGCTATTACGATCGAGTCGTTCATTTCGCATTCGGTTTGTTCTGGGGGTATCCATTCCGTGAATTGCTAACCCGGGCCGCCGCACAGCGTGGTTTTTGGTCTTATGCCATTCCCGCGGCAGTCGTTTTCAGTTGCAGTGCCTGCTTCGAAATCATAGAGATGGTGGCTGCATTTGTAGCTGGTCAAAAGGGAGAAGCATATGTCGGGCTGCAAGGTGATTGCTTTGATACTCAAAAAGATATGGGACTTGGATTAATTGGAGCGATTATTTCAATGGGCATGCTTGCTTGGTTTCATCATAGACATCGTACTGATGATGATAAACCGTTAAAAAGGCATTGA
- a CDS encoding MFS transporter, translating to MDYTANLTKLFALRFFSSLIPAYVIERLFWEERGMTIQMVVFTEIIYALTIVLLEIPTGIMADKWGRKRMLVLSAMLRCSEFLILLYATEFWHFALVVFLAGVSRSASSGSENALLYDSLKLQGKASTFEKQLGRLNACDFASAILAALCGSLLASKFSLELNYWISLGSTLIAFALSLLLIEPAAGSEDSSVEEAIPFKTYMAMSLRFFRTNPSVSIVLLSAMVTGAALGYIYEFWQLYVSRLGIPVIYFGVLSAAIMLLQLPGNLMAHVLIRWFSYKALIFMIMAVFAVGFTYVAISKDFIGLTAMLFICLFSGVMEPIASGYLHHRTNSSMRATIDSFQSLGENLVHTLAGLGFGYFASKYDVFGGYGFIALLCYAFLVWFIGASRKIE from the coding sequence ATGGACTACACAGCCAATCTTACCAAACTATTTGCGCTCCGCTTCTTTTCCAGCCTTATCCCAGCCTACGTTATCGAGAGGCTATTCTGGGAGGAGCGGGGTATGACCATTCAGATGGTCGTGTTTACCGAAATTATTTACGCCCTGACCATCGTCCTTCTGGAGATTCCGACCGGCATTATGGCCGACAAGTGGGGCCGAAAAAGAATGCTAGTACTAAGCGCTATGCTAAGGTGCAGTGAGTTTCTGATTCTACTTTATGCGACGGAATTCTGGCACTTTGCCTTGGTTGTTTTCTTGGCGGGCGTAAGTAGATCGGCCAGCAGCGGCTCAGAAAATGCCTTGCTTTACGATTCCTTAAAGCTGCAAGGGAAGGCTTCTACGTTCGAAAAACAACTGGGCAGATTGAATGCCTGCGACTTCGCATCCGCCATACTCGCCGCCCTGTGCGGAAGCTTGCTTGCAAGTAAATTCAGCCTCGAGCTGAACTACTGGATATCGCTCGGGAGCACACTAATCGCCTTTGCGCTCTCATTGTTATTGATCGAGCCTGCTGCTGGTTCAGAAGATAGTTCTGTCGAGGAAGCAATTCCTTTCAAGACATATATGGCTATGTCCCTGCGGTTTTTTCGAACAAACCCTAGTGTCTCTATAGTGTTGCTTTCAGCCATGGTGACAGGCGCTGCGCTGGGCTATATTTATGAGTTCTGGCAGTTATACGTAAGCAGACTGGGCATTCCGGTTATATATTTCGGCGTATTATCAGCCGCGATCATGCTGCTGCAGCTTCCTGGCAATCTGATGGCACACGTGCTGATTCGTTGGTTCAGCTATAAAGCGCTGATTTTCATGATTATGGCTGTATTCGCCGTCGGCTTTACTTATGTTGCCATTAGCAAGGATTTCATCGGCCTAACAGCGATGCTTTTCATTTGCTTGTTCTCTGGGGTGATGGAGCCAATCGCCTCTGGCTACTTGCATCACCGAACTAATTCCTCTATGCGGGCAACGATCGATTCTTTCCAATCGTTAGGGGAGAATCTTGTGCATACTCTCGCAGGTCTTGGTTTCGGCTACTTCGCCTCAAAATATGACGTATTCGGCGGCTATGGTTTTATTGCGCTATTGTGTTATGCTTTTCTTGTTTGGTTCATTGGAGCATCCCGTAAAATCGAATAA
- a CDS encoding L-rhamnose mutarotase, with amino-acid sequence MTNSGKFAWTWTIREEDLEEYVTMHLAPWPEIMEEHTKAGIRDYSIFQNGAQFFYCFLCDDVEAAFVYLAESEVCNRWNAITSKMVVGSFDFREAVPIQPMREVFYLK; translated from the coding sequence ATGACGAATAGTGGGAAATTCGCATGGACATGGACCATTCGTGAAGAAGATTTAGAGGAATACGTGACTATGCATCTGGCTCCATGGCCGGAAATTATGGAAGAGCACACGAAAGCCGGGATTAGGGATTACTCGATCTTTCAAAATGGCGCACAATTTTTTTATTGCTTCTTGTGTGATGATGTGGAAGCTGCTTTCGTGTATTTAGCAGAAAGCGAAGTTTGTAATCGATGGAATGCGATTACTTCGAAGATGGTCGTTGGTTCCTTCGACTTCCGTGAAGCAGTGCCAATTCAACCGATGCGTGAAGTGTTTTATTTGAAATAG